GAACATGCCACCCATGGATGCAGCATGACCCCATCCTTTCAAACGGTTGGCTAAATTGGTATAGGCACAGCTGAGTCATTTGCAACGGGCATTCCAATAAATGGACGTATATTCATTCAAGAATACCAATCTTAATagtaagtctttttttttttttgctataagtaatttgatagttaaaacaggaatgaaaaatttaaaccttaattattatgaaaatactaGGAGATGCCAaccaattgaattacaaaaagtaTTTGTTAGGGAATAAATAATAATGGTTATTTAGGGAAAAACAACTTCTTATCGCTTTTAACTCAACATTTTCCATGACAATTGTATAGCAGTTACGAAAAACTTGTTTTAAGGCGATCTATGCGAGAAACTTTTCATCTCAATGAAATGAATGGGAGGAGATTTTGGTTGAAATCAATACTAGAATAATAAACGTCATGTTGCTATTAAATTTCTAGCAAAGCATCACAATCAAAAAGTTGGTATTGGTCCCAGAACAGGTTATTGTGGGACGAAGTTTGTCAACTTTGTTGCATTTGACAACAACTTTTTTATTCGCTGAATTATGCAAAAATTAGCTTGCTTTCTATATTGACACAACAGTGATCTGGCATACACCAACTTGAGGTccacttaggttaattatgttCCTGTTCCAAGCCACACACTTCAACCTAACCAaagaaactatatatatttttatatatattacaatgtTCTAGTATTCTATATTGACTTTTTGATCCCTGTGTCTTTGGTGCTGCATAATCAGGATTTATCAGTCTTTTTCTCGGTGGAAAAGCTTTTTGAAGGTCAACCTTTTGAAATGGGCCATGGCTAAAAATTCACATTAGACTGGACAGATAGGATTTGCAAAAGAGTTGAATTTACCATAGAAGACCCATTTGGACATGAAGTACCCCCCACAAGCCCTTAACATATATAACGGCTacttttcattcaaaaaataagaaaattccaaacttttCTCTGCAGTCTCTGTCTCTATGTCTAGTCAcattttaatattgaaaatcattaaaaaatgaatttaaaaaagagagagagaaagaaagaaaaccaaaaaccagCTCAAAAGAAATAGTATTATAAAAGAAGAGGCTAATAAatgagaggaagaagatgaggaagagaggccctctttctctctctttttctgtgTGTATGTGCAAGAGGAGCATTAATGGTGAAGACAGGACCATTAAATATTTCTGAGGGTAACTTAATTGCTTGCGTTTATCGCTGAAATTGTCTGTTCGTCCTCTTCAGACTGCCTTCATTGATACCCCCATCTGCCCCCTAACTCtttctcttactttttctcttccttACTTAATCTTCTGCAACCCACTCCCCTAGATCTCATTTATtgcactcactctctctctggGTCTATTTTGAGCAGTAAAATTGTAAATACATGTCAAAggtgaaaattatatttaattatatcatCTTTTACAAAATTTCTCCATAGACCCAAGAGACAAAAACTATGGTTCTCAAGGGTCAATAGTAAAAGTTTTAAGAGAACACAACCCATGATGTTAAAACTGGTAGAAAATGCTAAACTTAGGTTGTATAATAAGATTATAATGTTGTTTTTTACCTCATAATAATTGTAGCTTGTTGAACTCAGAACTGAGTTGAGTTGAGGTTGAGGATAACTGTGGCTTGTTGTTGAACTTTGAGCTAGCTGATGAGACCTCTTCTCCAAATGAAGTAGAAGGAGAAGGAATTAAAGTTGATGATGAAGTAGTTTCTTTCATTGTTGGAGAGTTTGAGGGTTGTTGGGGTCTCATTGGTGGTGGTGCTGCACACACTGGGATCACTGATCTGATTTGAACTGCTGGGGCTATCCTGTGAGGATTGAACCCTCCAGTGTACATGGTTCTAGCCATGTGGGCATTTGTAGGTGCCTTGTCTTGAGCTGAACCAAAAGGCCCAGTTCTGATTTGGCTTTGTTCATGTTGAATGGTGCTATCAAGCATTGAAGAGGTCACCTTCCCAGTATTGGACATAGGAAATTGCCTATATATTGAGCTAGCCCCATAGACAAAATTTGAACTTGAATTGCTTGGACCTTCCTTTTCAATAGGCTTCTTGCTTGAATCTGATTTCCCACCAAGCCACTCTTCCTCATCTCTTTTATGCTCTTCCAATGGAGGTGTTATAATTTGTGATCTGCCCCTGACTTGTACTGGAATGGACCTATTTGATGAGTATGGAGAGGGAGTGTCTCTAGGTGAAGTTGGTGGCAAGATCTTTGAAGCTGTTCTAGGAGGGGGAGGAGGCAGAAGAGACACAAAGGAGTTTTTAATTTGTGATGAACCTTCTGAAGCAGAGTCAAGTAACAGATCCAAAAGCCTCCACTGCTGATGCTGTATTTGATGATTActagatgtggatgaagaaccACAACTAAAGTCTCTATGGGACCTCACCATTCTTCGTTTTGCTTGGTTCTGATCCCTCCTCCTTGCTTGTTTGAAATCATCTTTTGgtctaaaatttgaaagaaaccTTGTCACAACTGCCTGATCCTGTTCTTCACGAGTGACTGCCTCTTTATTTGTCCATGCACCCATGTTTGGCACTGCACAGAAATGTACATTGATTACGCTAAAATACAAATACTAGAAGATGAAAAACAATCTACTAATggaaataaatcaaaatatatttacattttttcaGGGCAGACCAAGCTGCTATTGCAGCATTCTTCTCAgcttgtttctttgtcttggctGGCTCACCAGTGAAATTCATGCCTGCGAGCTCTACAGTACAAGTGAAAATTGGAACATGGCCAGGACCTGATCTTATTGTGGTATATACAGGGAGGTTCAGTCCAGCTCTATGAGCAGTTTCTTGAAGGAGGTTCTTGTATATTCCAGTTTCATCCTTCATTGTAATCCACAATAGAGGAAAtgagtaaaaataaattaagagatACATGGGTAATGCTTATATTGCTCCAGACAATCAAGAAAACTCGCCGAATATTGAGAGCATGTTAATATTACCACAGGAACTTACAAGAACTCTTGCAGTGAGAGACCTTGCAGGGCCTCTTGTGGACAGGACACTGAGAGCTACTTCAGCAGCTGCATGCTCTGCCTGTCTTAATGTGGTGCAATAGCTTGGGCTTTCAAAGATCTCACCATTGAAATTCACAGAAGCTTTGAATCTTGGTGCATGATCAGGTCCTTCTCTGAAGCAGGCATAAGAAGGCAGATTGAAACAGCTTCTCTGTGCAAGTTCCTGCAGCTGATTCTTGTACATATCTGCCATGAAAGACATCCACAACAAACCAATCAAATCCTATTCCCGACAACCTAAATGGGAAGT
This DNA window, taken from Quercus robur chromosome 2, dhQueRobu3.1, whole genome shotgun sequence, encodes the following:
- the LOC126714553 gene encoding double-stranded RNA-binding protein 5 isoform X2, whose protein sequence is MYKNQLQELAQRSCFNLPSYACFREGPDHAPRFKASVNFNGEIFESPSYCTTLRQAEHAAAEVALSVLSTRGPARSLTARVLDETGIYKNLLQETAHRAGLNLPVYTTIRSGPGHVPIFTCTVELAGMNFTGEPAKTKKQAEKNAAIAAWSALKKLPNMGAWTNKEAVTREEQDQAVVTRFLSNFRPKDDFKQARRRDQNQAKRRMVRSHRDFSCGSSSTSSNHQIQHQQWRLLDLLLDSASEGSSQIKNSFVSLLPPPPPRTASKILPPTSPRDTPSPYSSNRSIPVQVRGRSQIITPPLEEHKRDEEEWLGGKSDSSKKPIEKEGPSNSSSNFVYGASSIYRQFPMSNTGKVTSSMLDSTIQHEQSQIRTGPFGSAQDKAPTNAHMARTMYTGGFNPHRIAPAVQIRSVIPVCAAPPPMRPQQPSNSPTMKETTSSSTLIPSPSTSFGEEVSSASSKFNNKPQLSSTSTQLSSEFNKLQLL
- the LOC126714553 gene encoding double-stranded RNA-binding protein 5 isoform X1, producing the protein MADMYKNQLQELAQRSCFNLPSYACFREGPDHAPRFKASVNFNGEIFESPSYCTTLRQAEHAAAEVALSVLSTRGPARSLTARVLDETGIYKNLLQETAHRAGLNLPVYTTIRSGPGHVPIFTCTVELAGMNFTGEPAKTKKQAEKNAAIAAWSALKKLPNMGAWTNKEAVTREEQDQAVVTRFLSNFRPKDDFKQARRRDQNQAKRRMVRSHRDFSCGSSSTSSNHQIQHQQWRLLDLLLDSASEGSSQIKNSFVSLLPPPPPRTASKILPPTSPRDTPSPYSSNRSIPVQVRGRSQIITPPLEEHKRDEEEWLGGKSDSSKKPIEKEGPSNSSSNFVYGASSIYRQFPMSNTGKVTSSMLDSTIQHEQSQIRTGPFGSAQDKAPTNAHMARTMYTGGFNPHRIAPAVQIRSVIPVCAAPPPMRPQQPSNSPTMKETTSSSTLIPSPSTSFGEEVSSASSKFNNKPQLSSTSTQLSSEFNKLQLL